Genomic window (Akkermansiaceae bacterium):
TCTCGATTTTCCGATTGAAATGGCTATGCGCGATCACGGTCGGAACCGCCACGGCGAGCCCAGCCACGGTCGTGTTCAACGCCATGGCAATCCCCTGCCCGACTTCTGCCGTATGGCCGGTGTCCTGGCCGACATTGGCAAATACGAGAACCAGGCCGCTCGCCGTTCCCAGAAGACCGAGTAGCGGGGCAATCGTGATCACGACTTCGAGTGCGGGCATCCCGGTGTTCATTTTGACGATCTCCTCACGCGCCGCCGACTGCACGGCCTCCTGCACTTCACCCTGTGTTCTGCCGGCATTACGAAACGCCACACTGCACAGACGCGCCAAAGCCGTCTCTCCGGCGACAAATTCATCCTGCAAGCCATCAAGACCTCCATCCTCGAGATGCTGTTCGATTTTTTCCACCTCCGCCACCAGTTTGTCGGGTATCACCAGTGCCTTGCTCAAGGTCATCAGTTTAAAAACAACGATCCCCACGGCAATCAACGAGCAGGCGAGGATCGGGATCATAAACCATCCGCCTTGACGGAAGAAATTCCACACAACCTCCCAGGCTGCGGGTTCATTACTGGACATAAGTAAATTCATGGATGAAATGGAAAGGTCATACGTTTGCTGCCAAGGAGATGCACTCTACACCGCCATTGATCCAGCTGGAAATGGTGATCCTTAAAAATAAAAGTTATAGATCAGCTCCAGGGGTTCGCCATCGAGTTCGCGCAGTACGGCTTGGGACATTTTAGGCAGCTCGGCCTGCCGGATCGCGCGCTGGGTAAACCCGCGTTCGATGTAATTGGCCTCGATGACCTCCTGGAACTTGATGCCGGAAACCTTGCCGTTTTTATCGACGTAGAACCTGAGCGAGATGACACCAGGCACAATGTGGTCGCGGTGCTGTTCACAGTTCCTTCGCCACTGCAATTCCACCGCCTTGCTGACCAGTGCCTGGTAGCGGCCCAAGGGTGAGTTCTTGACATTGAGGGCACTTTTACCACGGCGCGATATCGAACCGGTCACCTTGGTCTTTTCCGAGTGCCCCTGAAAACCATCCTTTTTCGGATCTTGCTCGGTTTCGTCGCCCCTGCCCTCTTTCTGCGCACCTTCGTTAGGCTTTTCCTTTGGTGCCTGCTCTGCCTTGGGGGCATCATCGATGGATTTCTTCCCCTCGCCACCATCAACCGTAGGCAGCATGCGCCCGGTAGGAAGATGTTTGTTTTTAGGGCGCGATGAGGCACTCTCGTCCGGCTTGGGCGACTCTAATTTCGGTGCCTCGTCAATGAGGGGATTATCCTTGCTGGCACTGGCTTCCTGGGGAGTTTCAGTTTGCTCGCCTGTTTTATCCATGCCGACCGAGCCATCCTGATAGGTTTTGTCCACCGTCTCCACATGCCCGGGATAGAGGGGTGCCGCGCCGTCCTGTGATGGTGTGTTAGGTTTGGCACCGGGTGTGGGCGGTAACTCCGATGCCGCGCGGGTATCCCGCTCACCGAGGATGTCGGTCGGCTCGTCGGGTTGGCCTTCCTGGTCGGCCGAGGTGCGGGCGAACTTACGTTTGGGTTCAGGCGGCTCTGGCAGGCTTTTTTTTTCTTCCGCAGGCTTCACGTCAGCTGGAGGCGGCGGCGGAGTATCTGCGACCGGGGGAGTTTCCGGCAACTCCTCAGCAGCGGGTGGCGGCACCGGAACCCCTAACGGCGGAGGCGGCGACGCCTGGTCGATCGCACGTATCACAACCACCACCTCTGGTTCTGGCGCGGGTTCTTTTTCAGGCACCGCCATCGCAAACAAAGGAAGATCCCAGATGATAAGCAGTATCCAGAAGCCAAAGACAAACACATGCACACCCACCGCCGCGAGGGCAGCAAGCATGGCTCGTTTTTGCACTAAACTGAACTGACTCACGGGGAGATTCTACACTCAAGTTTGAAAAACCAAACGCCAAATTGTAACTTTAAACACCAAAAACCAAACTCCAAACACCAAGCAAGAATCTCCCGTGCTTGTTTGAATTTCGTGGTATTTGGAGTTTGGTTTTTGAAACTTAGCCATTTTGGCATTTGAAACTTGCCACATATCCCCTCACCATCAGCCCGTGAAGATCGAGGTGGATTGCATAGAAGCACAGCGGATCGACCAGTTCCTGGTGAGCCGACTGCCAGAGCTGTCGCGCTCCCGCATTCAGGCACTGCTCAAATCAGGCGACATCCTGCTGAACAGGGCCAAGGCCAAGGCGAAACAGAACGTCTCCAGTGGTGATCTCATCACCGTGCTTATTCCGGAGCCCGAAACCGCCGGGGCCTCCCCCCAGGACATCCCACTGGAGATTCTCTACGAAGACGAGGATATCGTGGTTATCAACAAAGCCCATGGCATGGTGGTCCACCCGGCCGCCGGAAATGCCGATGGCACCTTGGTCAACGCCCTGCTCTTCCACTGTCAGGGGCAACTGGCTGGCATCGGGGGCGTGGAAAGGCCGGGCATCGTACATCGACTCGATAAGGACACCTCGGGCTGTATCATCGTGGCGAAAAACGACGCCGCCCACCAGTCGCTGACCAGCCAGTTTCATGACCGGAGCAATGAAAAACGTTATCTTGCCGTCGTCCAGAGCAAACCCAACCAAGCTGAGGGTAACATTTTCACCAACATCGGCAGGCATCCCGTCAACCGGTTGAAAATGGCGGTGGTAAACCCGGGCAGTGGCAAGTCAGCGATAACCGATTACAAAGTCCTGCACACCGCCGATGATGGCACAACCCTCGTCCTCTGTGACTTGCATACCGGCCGCACCCACCAGATCCGGGTGCACATGCTGCACATTGGCACCCCGATTCTAGCAGACCCCATTTATTCCAAACCAGCACGTCAACCGGTGCAGCCTGGCCGACTCATGCTACACGCCTGGCAACTCGTCATCAACCACCCACGCACGGGTGAACGCATGGCTTTCCAGGCACCTATCCCTGAGGAATATAAACCGTGGACAGAACATATGGAGGGTGGACACTCCTGTCCACTTGCTTAATGATATGCGGGCAGGATGCCCACGCTCCCCTCCCACGCTCCCCTCTTTCCCATGAACGACGAAAACCTCATCGAATCATTACTCCCTGCTGTGGAACAGCAGTTAGAGTCGCCACAAACCCCCTACGTCAAAACCACGTTCGTCCGGCTTGTGGAAAAAGAAAACATCAGTCCGGACGAGGCCAGGGAACTGATCGCCCTGTGTCTGGCCGATGAATCCAACCGCATGTATATCGACAAGCGGGATTTCGCCGTAGCACGATACCAAGAACTACTGGAAGGCCTGCCGGGCGAGCCTGAAGAAGGTGGGTAAGTGATTATGTGATTTCGTAATGACTGAATCACCTACTTACTAATCCACGTCTTCACTTTCCTCCACGGGTGCCTTGGGGAGTTTATCCACCTCTTCGAGGACGTTGACCATATCGACGCCACGGGCTGCGGAGGTATCGAGTCGGAAATCCAGTCTCGGCGTACAGCGGAGGACAACGCGCTTCGCCACCTTCCCCTGGATGAGCTTACGCTTCTGGCCGAGCTGCTCCAACACCTTGGCTCCATAGCCACCGAGCACCCCGACAAATACTTTGGCTTCACGCAAATCCTGGGTAATTTCAACCGCACTGATGGTAACCAGTGCCCCATCAAACTCAAAATCACGTATCACCGTGCTGATTTCACGGCGTAGCAGTTCGTTGATCCTGTCAAGGCGCTGGCTCACGGGTTTATCACAAATTACAAATTACAAATCACAAATTTACAAAGTCTGTTCAATGTTCTCGAGGATGTAGCATTCGATGACATCGTTCTCTTCGTATTCGTCAAAATCACCAAGTCGGATACCGCAATCGATCCCCTGCTTCACCTCCTCCACCTCGTCGGCAACGCGGCGAAGTGTCGACATCTTGCCATCGTAAACGGGAACGCCACCACGAAGCACACGGGCGTGGGCTGTGCGGGTGACTTTTCCGTCCTTGACGATACAACCCGCGGCACGACCGCGGCGCACTTTGAACACCTGCTTGACTTCTGCGTGACCAATGATGGTCTCGCGTGTCAGCGGATCGAGGAGTCCGAGCATGGATTCGGTAACGGTATCGATCAGTTCGTAAACGATGGAGAATAATTTGATCTGCACCCCCTCGCGTTTCGCTGCACGCACCGCATTGCTTTCAACCTTGGTGTTAAAGCCGAGTACGACGGCATCGGACGAGCTTGCCATCAGGATATCGTTTTCCGTGATGGAGCCGGCGGCCGACTTGATGAAGCGTGGCTCCACCTTGTCGCTCTTGATATCATTGATCGCGTTTTCAATCGCCTGGACCGATCCCTGGACATCCCCCTTGAGAATGAGATTGAGCTGGATCTTGTTATCCCCCTGAACCATGGAGAGCAGGTCCTCCATACGGCTCTTCTTGGGACGGACGAGACGCTTGTTGCGTCTCTCTTCAAGCCGCTCTTCAGATAGTTTTTTGGCAGCACGCTCGTTTTTCATCTGCACAAGCTCGTCCCCGACATGGGGCAGCTCTGCAAAACCGATGATTTCAACCGGAGTAGCGGGACCGGCTTGCTTTACCTGTTCGCCAAGATCGTTGAGCATGGTCTTTACCTTGCCTGCATATGGGCCACAGATAAAGGGCACACCTACTTTGAGCGTGCCCGCCTGGACCATGACGGTGGCGGTGGGTCCTTTGCCAGGCTGGATGCTGGCCTCGATGACAGATCCACGTGCATTCGCACGCGGGTTGGCCTTGAGTTCCAGGACTTCAGCTTGAAGCGCCATCAGCTCGATGAGCTCCTCCATTCCCTGTCCTGTGATGGCAGATACCTCCACACACTCAACATCACCCCCAAAATCAACCGGCTGAAGACCGTGTTCCATAAGCTGGGTCTTGACACGTGTAGGATCAGCCCCTTTCGTATCACATTTATTGATGGCTACGATGATGGTCTTCTTGGCCTTCTGGGCGTGCTGGATGGCTTCCTTGGTTTGTGGCATGATACCATCGTCAGCGGCAACAACCAGAACAACGATATCAGTGACATCAGCGCCTCGGGCACGCATTTCCGTGAAAATCGAGTGACCGGGAGTGTCGATGAAACTGATCGGGTGCCCGTTGTGTTCCACACGGTATGCTCCAATGTGCTGGGTGATTCCACCGGCTTCACCCGAGGTGACGCGGCTTTTGCGCACATAGTCGAGCAAGGATGTTTTGCCGTGGTCAACGTGCCCCATGAAGGTGATGATCGGCGCGCGGTACTCGAGGGTTTCCTGGTCCTCTTCCTCCAGCTTCTTCGCCTTGGGCTCCTTGATCTTTTTCTTCTCCTTGTGAACGCCGCCCCCTTTCTCGCGCTTCTCACGCTCAAAGGTAAAGCCGTGCATTTTACAGAGCTTTTCCGCGATGTCCGGTTCAATCGCCTGGTGAGGTGCTACAAACACCTCGAGTTTAATCAGGTCGGCCATCAGTTGAAATGGCTTCAGCGCCATCAATTCCGCCAGGTCACTCACGATGATCGGCGGCTTGATCGTAATCACGTTACCGTCCTTCAATAACTTACCCGCATCAGCGGAGTCCCCAGCCTTGTCTTCCGGAGTGGGCATCGACAAGGAACCGGCGGATACCTTGTTCAGTGAAAACTCATCGTCCTTTTTATCAAGAAGCTTGGAAATGGTTGGCATCTCCTTTTTCAACCCGGCTTTCTTATGGACAACGGAAGTCTTTTTCTTGCCATCCCCGTCTTCAAAAATATCCAGCGCTGCTTTCTTCTGATCGTCTACAGTCTGCACCTTGGTGGCTTCGATGCGTTGTCGCTCACGACGCGACAACTTCTGTGCGGAGTCATCGAGAAGATCGAGGACTTCCTTGTCTTTTTGGGGTTTATCGCTGGAGTCTGCCATGCTGGATGTTAAGTGGTATTAGGAAATTTAAGGAGTTGAAAATGGAATATGTGGAAATAAATGTGTGCTGACAAGTCGATCAGACTTCGCTGCCTTCAGAGGTTGCCTCGGATACCGTGGCATCGTCACCCGATATTTCAGAAACAGCTTCTGCTGAACCGGCTTCCTCGGCAGGTGCCGCCACCTTGTCCAGAATGGCCAAAGCTTCCTCCTGCGATATCTCGAGTGCCTGCGCAATGTATTCGGCCGGCATCTGCGACACGAGTTCAGCGGTTGCACCACCGGCACGGAACAACTTGTCCGCCATCTCGTCGTCAAGGCCAAGCTGCCCACCCAGTGAGTGCGCGGCATCGGTGACGCGCTCTTCAAACTGCTCGTGCTGCGTCTCGTCCTTACTGACTTGTACATCCCACCCCATCAGCTTGGCCGTGAGACGGGCATTCTGGCCACGACGGCCAATCGCCTTGCTCAGCTCCTCTTCATCGACGGTGACCGAAACGATCTTGTTTTCTTTATCCAGACTGATGGTGCGGATATTAGCGGGCTTAAGGGCATCCACCACAAAAGTGGCTGGGTCGTCACTCCAACGGATGATATCGACTTTCTCGTTGTTAAGTTCGCGCACGATGTTTTTGACCCGGGCACCACGGAGACCGACGCAGGCGCCGACCGGATCCACTTTGTCATCGTTGCTGGAGACCGCCACCTTGGTGCGATACCCGGCCTCGCGGGCAATGCCGCGTAGCTCCACGGTATTATCGGCGATTTCGGCTACTTCGGATTCAAATAATCGACGGACAAAATTCGGGTGGCTACGCGACAGGATGATCTCGGGTCCACGCGACTCGTTTTCAACCGCCACGACGTAGACGCGGATACGGTCGCCAATGTTGTAGTCTTCTGTCACTACCCGCTCACGCGACGGGATACGACCTTCAAATTTGCCAAGGTCGATCATGACATCGCTTTTCTCAAAGCGGCGCACCGTTCCGCTGACAATGTCACCGGCGCGGTCCTTGAACTCGTCATAGA
Coding sequences:
- a CDS encoding MotA/TolQ/ExbB proton channel family protein — its product is MSSNEPAAWEVVWNFFRQGGWFMIPILACSLIAVGIVVFKLMTLSKALVIPDKLVAEVEKIEQHLEDGGLDGLQDEFVAGETALARLCSVAFRNAGRTQGEVQEAVQSAAREEIVKMNTGMPALEVVITIAPLLGLLGTASGLVLVFANVGQDTGHTAEVGQGIAMALNTTVAGLAVAVPTVIAHSHFNRKIEMMAARLEVLLGKVTSACHQHVFFKNS
- a CDS encoding RluA family pseudouridine synthase, whose protein sequence is MKIEVDCIEAQRIDQFLVSRLPELSRSRIQALLKSGDILLNRAKAKAKQNVSSGDLITVLIPEPETAGASPQDIPLEILYEDEDIVVINKAHGMVVHPAAGNADGTLVNALLFHCQGQLAGIGGVERPGIVHRLDKDTSGCIIVAKNDAAHQSLTSQFHDRSNEKRYLAVVQSKPNQAEGNIFTNIGRHPVNRLKMAVVNPGSGKSAITDYKVLHTADDGTTLVLCDLHTGRTHQIRVHMLHIGTPILADPIYSKPARQPVQPGRLMLHAWQLVINHPRTGERMAFQAPIPEEYKPWTEHMEGGHSCPLA
- the rbfA gene encoding 30S ribosome-binding factor RbfA gives rise to the protein MSQRLDRINELLRREISTVIRDFEFDGALVTISAVEITQDLREAKVFVGVLGGYGAKVLEQLGQKRKLIQGKVAKRVVLRCTPRLDFRLDTSAARGVDMVNVLEEVDKLPKAPVEESEDVD
- the infB gene encoding translation initiation factor IF-2, which encodes MADSSDKPQKDKEVLDLLDDSAQKLSRRERQRIEATKVQTVDDQKKAALDIFEDGDGKKKTSVVHKKAGLKKEMPTISKLLDKKDDEFSLNKVSAGSLSMPTPEDKAGDSADAGKLLKDGNVITIKPPIIVSDLAELMALKPFQLMADLIKLEVFVAPHQAIEPDIAEKLCKMHGFTFEREKREKGGGVHKEKKKIKEPKAKKLEEEDQETLEYRAPIITFMGHVDHGKTSLLDYVRKSRVTSGEAGGITQHIGAYRVEHNGHPISFIDTPGHSIFTEMRARGADVTDIVVLVVAADDGIMPQTKEAIQHAQKAKKTIIVAINKCDTKGADPTRVKTQLMEHGLQPVDFGGDVECVEVSAITGQGMEELIELMALQAEVLELKANPRANARGSVIEASIQPGKGPTATVMVQAGTLKVGVPFICGPYAGKVKTMLNDLGEQVKQAGPATPVEIIGFAELPHVGDELVQMKNERAAKKLSEERLEERRNKRLVRPKKSRMEDLLSMVQGDNKIQLNLILKGDVQGSVQAIENAINDIKSDKVEPRFIKSAAGSITENDILMASSSDAVVLGFNTKVESNAVRAAKREGVQIKLFSIVYELIDTVTESMLGLLDPLTRETIIGHAEVKQVFKVRRGRAAGCIVKDGKVTRTAHARVLRGGVPVYDGKMSTLRRVADEVEEVKQGIDCGIRLGDFDEYEENDVIECYILENIEQTL
- the nusA gene encoding transcription termination/antitermination protein NusA codes for the protein MTNDIVALIDYYEKEKGIDREKVLAALEFAFISAYRKMVPGADAIETLRAEVDTRKGDTTIHASLTVVADDDYVDKFNEVPISLARKSKPDAELEDSLDFNVTPQNFGRIATQTAKQTMMQRLRMAEKEMIYDEFKDRAGDIVSGTVRRFEKSDVMIDLGKFEGRIPSRERVVTEDYNIGDRIRVYVVAVENESRGPEIILSRSHPNFVRRLFESEVAEIADNTVELRGIAREAGYRTKVAVSSNDDKVDPVGACVGLRGARVKNIVRELNNEKVDIIRWSDDPATFVVDALKPANIRTISLDKENKIVSVTVDEEELSKAIGRRGQNARLTAKLMGWDVQVSKDETQHEQFEERVTDAAHSLGGQLGLDDEMADKLFRAGGATAELVSQMPAEYIAQALEISQEEALAILDKVAAPAEEAGSAEAVSEISGDDATVSEATSEGSEV